AAGCTTACGGTCGCGCAGTACAATATTACCTACGTCACCAACGCCAAGTCCATCAATCAGTACATTACCGGACGGAACTTTCCCTGCCTTGCGAGCTACACCGTTCTGAATCTCAACAACATCCCCGACATCTACCAGGAAAATATTATCTGGATCAACGCCTACGGATTCACCAAGAAGCGCATGTTTGCGAAGCATCCGGTATTCACCGTGCACTGGGATAAAATATTTCGGACGCATCAGGTTCAGCATCAGCTTAAGCTCTTCCTGACTGCCGTGACCAGATACGTGCACCCCGGAATTTGAACCGCTATATATTACCTCAGCACCAAGACGGAATAATTCATCAATTGTTCTTCCAACGTACTTCTCATTACCTGGTACTGGAGTAGCAGCGATAATAACGGTATCCCCAGGCAAAATATCGACCTTGCGATGTGTTGAGCGCGCCATCCGGGTCAGAGCGGACATTGGTTCGCCTTGACTGCCTGTACACAGAATGACTACACGATCTGCGGCCATTTTATTTACTTCTTCTGGCTCAATCAACAAGCCGTCTGGTACATTCAGATAACCGAGTTCTGAGGCAATCGTCACGACGTTCACCATACTGCGCCCGATGATCGTCACCTTTCGACCTGTTGTATAAGCCGCATCAATAACCTGCTGAATCCGATGAACGTTGGAAGCGAACGTCGCAACAACTACCCGCTGCTCGGCCTTGCTAAAGATATCATCAAGTACGATACCTACATTCTTCTCAGATGGCGTAAATCCAGGCCTCTCTGCATTCGTGCTATCCGATAGCAAGGCGAGTACGCCGTTCTTTCCGATTTCACCCATGCGATGTAGATCGGCAAACTGATTGTTCACCGGCGTATGGTCGAATTTGAAGTCCCCCGTGTGAACGACATTGCCTTCTGGCGTCTCCAGGCATACCCCTACGGAATCCGGAATACTATGGTTCGTTCTAAAGAAGGTAGCCTTCATCGTAGATCCCAGTTGAACTTCGGAATCCGCGTTAATAAGCACCCGCTTCGTCTCACCCAGTAGACCTGCCTCCTTCAGCTTGTTCTCAACCAGACCCAACGTAAGCTTAGTACCGTAAACGGGCACATTCAAGTTCTTGAGAACATATGGCAAGCCACCGATATGATCTTCATGACCATGGGTAATCAAGATACCCCTTACTTTATCACGGTTCTCCGTCAAGTAAGTAATATCAGGAATGACGATGTCAATGCCAAGCATATCTTCCTCCGGAAATTTCAGACCGGCATCGATGACGACGATATCATTGGCATATTGAACGACATACATGTTCTTTCCGATTTCGGCAACGCCGCCCAATGAAAAGATCATCAGTTTATCATTATTCATTTTTTTGGACAAGTGAATCTAACCCTCCTAATTTGTTTGGACGTCGTAAATTTTGAATTTGTTGTTATGCACCCGATCAGTGCTCATTTAAATAAAACTATAAAAAAACTTAACCGCACCCAGTCACTTGAAATACATTATACATGATTAAAAAGATAAAAAACAAGTCAACTGAATTTCCTGCATACCTCTACATTGCTCCAGAATAAAAAAAGCAATGCCTCATTCAAGGCATCGCTTTATGGTTAAGTATCATAAATTTGGTTGTTCGTGAACTAGCTCAGCAACTTGCGAATGCGCTCTGCTTCCGCCTCTGTCGGAGGAATAAGCGGTAGTCGCACCGATCCCACCGAATATCCGCGCTGGTTAAGCGCATACTTCACAGCAACCGGATTTGGGCATTCGAATAATCCCTTGAATACCGGCAGCAATCTTTGATGCAGCTTCGCAGCTTCTTCTACTTGACCTGCCAGGAAGCTAGTGATCATTTCCTTCATCGGACCGCCAACGATATGACTTGCAACACTCACAACCCCATAGGCCCCAACGGCCATAGCAGGGAGCGCAGCCGCATCATCACCGGAATACACTTTGAAATCGGCCGGAGCAGCACTAGCAATCTCAGCCACTTGGTCCAGAGGAGCGCACTCCTTAGTAGCGACAATATTAGGGATTTGCGCCAATCTCAATGTTGTCTCAGCACTGATGCTAATGCCCGTACGACCCGGGATATTGTACAGTACAGCTGGCAATGAAACCGAATTAGCAATTGCAGAAAAATGTTGATATAACCCTTCCTGGGAAGGCTTATTATAATATGGGGCTACAAGCAACAGTCCATCTACACCCAAATTCTCTGCTTTTTTGGACAATTCAATGGTGTGGGCTGTATTGTTGCTACCAGTCCCCGCAATAACTTTGCATCTGCCAGCCACATGTTCTACCGTAAAGCGAAATAACTCCAGCTTTTCCTCGTCTGTCAATGTTGGAGACTCGCCGGTCGTACCGCATACAACCAGGCTGTCGGACTTCTGTTCCTCAATTAGATAATCGATAAGACGAGCTGTCTCGCCCCAATGAATTCGATTCTGTTCATCAAATGGTGTAACCATCGCTGTAATCAATCTACCGAAATCCATCTTCGTCTCCCCTCTCAATTCGCTGAATAAGCGGAATATAACTTATTTATAGGCTTAAGCTATCTACCGGCCCAGTTCAAACTTGGTATGCAAAGCCCGCAATGCCGCCACCATATCATCCTGATTGACTAGTACCCAAATCGTCGTATTGGAATCCGCAGATTGCAGAATCTGTACATTCTGCTCCGTTAATGCTTCAACGATTTTGGCCATAATTCCCGGAACTCCATTGATTCCACCGCCGATAACCGATACTTTGGCGCAGCCTGTAAGCACATCCGGTCTCAAGTCGAGCTGCTCCAATACATGTACCGCTTTATCCGAATCATGGTCAAATACCGTATAAACGACTCCTGACGGGGTAACATTAATAAAATCGACACTGATTGAATTCTCTGCCATCGTCTTAAAGACCTGCAGCTGTAAGTACTCCTTATTGTTGCCACTGGATGCATCAACCTTGATCTGTGTCACATTGTTCACATAGGCGATGCCAGTAACATAACGGTCCAAAATGCCGAGTTGCACATCCTTGAATCCTTCCGGGTTCGCAACGAGCGTTCCTTCGCTCTCCGAGAATGTGGAGCGTACGCGCACAGGTATGCCTGATTGCATGGCAATTTCAACTGCCCGCGGATGAATGACCTTGGCCCCTTGATGAGCCATATTGCATATTTCAGCATAGCTCACATAGTCAAGCTGTCTTGCATCCTCTACGATTCTAGGGTCTGCTGTAAGGATGCCGTTTACATCCGTATAAATATCGACCATTTCAGCATGAAGCGTCGCACCCAGCGCCGTTGCCGAAGTGTCGCTTCCACCGCGTCCCAGTGTCGTAAAGTCGCCGATCTGATTTTGCCCCTGGAACCCAGTTACAATTACAACGTCTTTCTGCTCTAGCTGCTCCAGCACTCGGGTAGGAACAATTTCGAGAATTCTGGCATTGCCATAATGGCTATCCGTTCGGAACCCAG
The window above is part of the Paenibacillus lutimineralis genome. Proteins encoded here:
- the dapG gene encoding aspartate kinase, encoding MRILVQKFGGTSLSTPEARDYVISHIRRELANGFRLVVVVSAMGRKGDPYATDTLLDLIAGAGGSLEPREQDLLLACGEMISASMLSSLLNRENISSSVLTGAQAGFRTDSHYGNARILEIVPTRVLEQLEQKDVVIVTGFQGQNQIGDFTTLGRGGSDTSATALGATLHAEMVDIYTDVNGILTADPRIVEDARQLDYVSYAEICNMAHQGAKVIHPRAVEIAMQSGIPVRVRSTFSESEGTLVANPEGFKDVQLGILDRYVTGIAYVNNVTQIKVDASSGNNKEYLQLQVFKTMAENSISVDFINVTPSGVVYTVFDHDSDKAVHVLEQLDLRPDVLTGCAKVSVIGGGINGVPGIMAKIVEALTEQNVQILQSADSNTTIWVLVNQDDMVAALRALHTKFELGR
- a CDS encoding ribonuclease J; protein product: MSKKMNNDKLMIFSLGGVAEIGKNMYVVQYANDIVVIDAGLKFPEEDMLGIDIVIPDITYLTENRDKVRGILITHGHEDHIGGLPYVLKNLNVPVYGTKLTLGLVENKLKEAGLLGETKRVLINADSEVQLGSTMKATFFRTNHSIPDSVGVCLETPEGNVVHTGDFKFDHTPVNNQFADLHRMGEIGKNGVLALLSDSTNAERPGFTPSEKNVGIVLDDIFSKAEQRVVVATFASNVHRIQQVIDAAYTTGRKVTIIGRSMVNVVTIASELGYLNVPDGLLIEPEEVNKMAADRVVILCTGSQGEPMSALTRMARSTHRKVDILPGDTVIIAATPVPGNEKYVGRTIDELFRLGAEVIYSGSNSGVHVSGHGSQEELKLMLNLMRPKYFIPVHGEYRMLRKHALLGESVGVDPDNIFLVDVGDVVEIQNGVARKAGKVPSGNVLIDGLGVGDVGNIVLRDRKLLSQDGILVVVVTLSKQDGTIVSGPDIISRGFVYVRESEGLLEEANRIVSSTLEKLMSENVNEWASLKTGVKDALGRFLYEQTRRRPMILPIIMEV
- the dapA gene encoding 4-hydroxy-tetrahydrodipicolinate synthase produces the protein MDFGRLITAMVTPFDEQNRIHWGETARLIDYLIEEQKSDSLVVCGTTGESPTLTDEEKLELFRFTVEHVAGRCKVIAGTGSNNTAHTIELSKKAENLGVDGLLLVAPYYNKPSQEGLYQHFSAIANSVSLPAVLYNIPGRTGISISAETTLRLAQIPNIVATKECAPLDQVAEIASAAPADFKVYSGDDAAALPAMAVGAYGVVSVASHIVGGPMKEMITSFLAGQVEEAAKLHQRLLPVFKGLFECPNPVAVKYALNQRGYSVGSVRLPLIPPTEAEAERIRKLLS